A genomic stretch from Lathyrus oleraceus cultivar Zhongwan6 chromosome 2, CAAS_Psat_ZW6_1.0, whole genome shotgun sequence includes:
- the LOC127122806 gene encoding uncharacterized protein LOC127122806, which produces MKISQSMQKSYHDKRRKDLEFQEGDHVFLRVTPTTGVGRALKAKKLTPRFIGPYQITSRVGKVAYRVALPPNLSNLHEVFHVSQLRKYISDPSHVIQMDDIQVRDNLTVETMPLRIEGHETKSLRGKEIDLVKVVWIGAVGESTTWELENRMRDSYPELFK; this is translated from the coding sequence ATGAAGATTTCTCAAAGTATgcaaaagagttatcatgataagaggagaaaggatTTGGAATTTCAAGAGGGTGATCATGTGTTTCTAAGAGTCACACCTACGACCGGTGTTGGACGAGCATTGAAAGCTAAGAAGTTGACTCCTCGTTTTATTGGACCGTATCAAATTACGAGTAGAGTGGGAAAAGTTGCTTATAGAGTGGCGTTACCGCCAAACCTCTCAAATTTGCATGAagtgttccatgtgtctcaacTTAGGAAGTATATTTCGGATCCGTCTCATGTGATTCAAATGGATGATATTCAAGTGCGCGATAACCTTACGGTTGAGACGATGCCTTTGAGGATCGAAGGTCATGAGACGAAGTCCTTACGGGGAAAGGAAATTGATTTGGTGAAGGTTGTTTGGATTGGTGCAGTCGGAGAAAGTACGACATGGGAATTGGAGAACAGGATGCGCGACTCCTACCCCGAGTTATTCAAATGA
- the LOC127122805 gene encoding uncharacterized protein LOC127122805 produces the protein MAGRNAGRNDEALAGAMQAMAQAFQNPPNADENVGSRSLATFQRENPPTFLGRYDPEGALAWLKEIERIFRVMDCTLVQKIRYGTHKLSGEADDWWVDTRLRLETAGEEITWEVFRREFLRKYYPEDVRGKKEIEFLELKQGNLSVTEYAAKFTELAKFYPHYDVANAEFSKRIKFENGLRPEIKKVVGYQKIRVFADLIDSCRIFEEDNNAHYKILSEKRGRGQHSRGKPYETPVGKGKQKMIPGRRISGGDAPANVICFKCGKPSHKSNVCRLGETRCFRCGMPGHAARDCKQKDVVCFNCGEGGHISAKCQKPKRGQESGKVFALSGTQTTNEDGLVRGTCFINNIPLITIIDTGATHCFVAADYVERLGLSLSSLGRDMIVEVPAKGTVSTSLVCKSCPLSIFGKDFVVDLVCLPLVGLDVVLGMDWLKSNYVHINCYNNTVRFSSAEEEGRTELLSKKQLKEFIEEDALVFLLMASLSVESQAVITDMPVVCNFPEVFLDEIPSAPPEREVEFTIDLVPSTRPISMAPYRMSASELAELKSQLEDLLERKFVRPSVSPWGAPILLVKKKDGSMRLCIDYR, from the coding sequence ATGGCCGGAAGAAACGCTGGGAGGAATGATGAGGCTCTTGCTGGAGCTATGCAGGCAATGGCTCAGGCGTTCCAGAACCCACCCAATGCTGACGAGAACGTGGGGTCTCGTAGTCTGGCGACGTTTCAGAGGGAGAACCCGCCTACTTTTCTGGGTAGGTATGATCCTGAAGGAGCCTTGGcttggttgaaggagattgaaagaatcttcagagtgaTGGATTGCACTCTTGTGCAAAAGATCCGTTATGGAACTCATAAGCTGTCAGGTGAAGCCGATGATTGGTGGGTGGACACTCGTCTAAGGTTGGAAACTGCGGGCGAGGAGATTACTTGGGAAGTGTTTCGTAGagaatttctgaggaagtattatccagaAGATGTGCGAGGAAAGAAAGAGATTGAATTCCTCGAGTTGAAGCAAGGGAACTTGTCAGTcacggagtatgctgctaagttcactgAATTGGCTAAGTTCTATCCTCACTATGATGTAGCCAATGCCGAATTCTCTAAGcgcatcaagtttgaaaatggattaCGTCCGGAAATTAAGAAAGTTGTGGGATATCAAAAAATTCGTGTCTTTGCGGATCTGATTGATAGTTGTAGAATCTTTGAAGAGGACAACAATGCACACTATAAGATCTTGTCTGAGAAGAGAGGAAGGGGCCAACACAGTCGTGGTAAGCCATATGAAACTCCGGTTGGAAAAGGGAAACAGAAAATGATTCCGGGTCGAAGAATAAGTGGGGGAGATGCTCCTGCTAATGTTATCTGTTTCAAGTGTGGAAAGCCGAGTCACAAGAGTAATGTGTGTAGGCTTGGTGAAACGAGATGTTTCCGTTGTGGTATGCCGGGACATGCGGCTCGTGATTGTAAGCAGAAGGATGTTGTTTGCTTTAACTGTGGGGAGGGAGGACATATCAGTGCTAAATGTCAGAAGCCAAAGAGGGGACAAGAGAGTGGTAAAGTGTTTGCTTTGTCGGGAACTCAGACTACAAATGAAGATGGACTTGTTCGAGGTACTTGTTTCATTAATAACAttcctttaattactattattgataccggtgccACACACTGCTTTGTTGCTGCGGATTATGTTGAGAGATTGGGTCTTTCTTTGTCTTCCTTGGGTAGAGATATGATTGTTGAGGTTCCCGCTAAGGGAACGGTATCTACGTCTCTTGTGTGTAAGAGTTGCCCCTTGTCAATATTTGGTAAAGATTTTGTGGTTGATCTTGTTTGTTTGCCGCTTGTCGGGTTGGATGTAGTATTGGGTATGGACTGGTTGAAATCCAACTATGttcatattaattgctacaaCAACACTGTGAGGTTTTCTTCTGCCGAAGAAGAGGGAAGAACAGAATTGTTATCCAAGAAACAATTGAAGGAGTTCATAGAAGAAGACGCGTTGGTGTTCTTGTTGATGGCAAGCTTGTCTGTGGAGAGTCAGGCTGTAATTACGGACATGCCGGTGGTGTGCAATTTCCCTGAAGTTTTTCTCGATGAGATTCCTAGTGCACCGCCAGAAAGAGAAGTTGAGTTCACTATTGACCTTGTACCTAGTACTAGACCCATCTCTATGGCGCCGTATAGGATGTCAGCATCAGAGTTGGCTGAACTGAAGAGTCAGCTAGAGGATTTGCTTGAAAGGAAGTTTGTGAGACCTAGTGTCTCACCTTGGGGAGCTCCAATTTTGTTGGTGAAAAAAAAAGACGGAAGCATGCGactttgtattgattatagatAA
- the LOC127119080 gene encoding nucleoside diphosphate kinase 1, producing MAEQTFIMIKPDGVQRGLVGEIISRFEKKGFYLKGLKFVNVERAFGEKHYADLSAKPFFSGLVDYIISGPVVAMIWEGKNVVTIGRKIIGATNPAQSEPGTIRGDFAIDIGRNVIHGSDAVESANKEIALWFPEGAANWQSGLHSWIYE from the coding sequence ATGGCCGAGCAAACTTTCATCATGATCAAGCCCGATGGCGTTCAAAGAGGCCTCGTTGGGGAGATTATTAGCAGGTTTGAGAAGAAGGGTTTCTACTTGAAAGGTTTGAAATTTGTGAATGTGGAGCGTGCTTTTGGTGAGAAGCACTATGCAGATTTATCTGCAAAGCCTTTCTTTAGCGGATTGGTGGATTACATTATCTCTGGCCCTGTTGTTGCCATGATCTGGGAGGGTAAGAATGTTGTGACAATCGGAAGAAAGATAATCGGTGCCACAAATCCTGCTCAATCTGAGCCTGGAACTATCCGTGGTGACTTTGCCATTGACATTGGCAGAAATGTTATTCATGGAAGTGATGCTGTTGAAAGTGCTAACAAGGAAATTGCTCTGTGGTTCCCTGAGGGTGCTGCTAACTGGCAAAGCGGCCTTCACTCTTGGATCTATGAGTAA
- the LOC127119081 gene encoding nucleoside diphosphate kinase 1-like: protein MAEQTFIMIKPDGVQRGLVREIISRFEKKGFYLKGLKFVNVERAFAEKLYADLSAKPFFSGLVDYIISGPVVAMIWEGKNVVTTGRKIIGATNPAQSEPGTIRGDFTIDIGRNVIHGSDAVESANKEIALWFPEGAAN, encoded by the coding sequence ATGGCCGAGCAAACTTTCATCATGATCAAGCCCGATGGCGTTCAAAGAGGCCTCGTTAGGGAGATTATTAGCAGGTTTGAGAAGAAGGGTTTCTACTTGAAAGGTTTGAAATTTGTGAATGTGGAGCGTGCTTTTGCTGAGAAGCTTTATGCAGATTTGTCTGCAAAGCCTTTCTTTAGCGGATTGGTGGATTACATTATCTCTGGCCCTGTTGTTGCCATGATCTGGGAGGGTAAGAATGTTGTGACAACCGGAAGAAAGATAATCGGTGCCACAAATCCTGCTCAATCTGAGCCTGGAACTATCCGTGGTGACTTTACCATTGACATTGGCAGAAATGTTATTCATGGAAGTGATGCTGTTGAAAGTGCTAACAAGGAAATTGCTTTGTGGTTCCCTGAGGGTGCTGCTAACTAG